A section of the Haloferax sp. Atlit-12N genome encodes:
- a CDS encoding Lrp/AsnC family transcriptional regulator, translated as MENPDLTSADTPSDPNTPEAVLENYLDEHDYEIFRALNENGRISDTELAERVGLSRTAVRRRREKLQESDVLEILAVIVLQEADLADAQILVSFNQHVSSEVRTEFITMLIDEGLIYNTSSCLGEYDLIFSAWHTDLNALKEYVWDLFDGEEIVDDYTIIPLLKTWKAWDKELDRP; from the coding sequence ATGGAAAACCCCGACCTCACGTCCGCCGACACCCCGTCCGACCCGAACACACCGGAGGCCGTCCTCGAAAACTACCTCGACGAGCACGACTACGAGATATTCCGCGCGCTCAACGAGAACGGCCGCATCTCAGACACGGAGCTCGCCGAACGTGTCGGTCTCTCCCGGACCGCGGTCCGTCGCCGGCGCGAGAAACTTCAAGAGAGCGACGTGCTCGAAATCCTCGCAGTCATCGTTCTCCAGGAGGCCGACCTCGCCGACGCGCAGATTCTCGTCTCGTTCAACCAACACGTCTCCTCCGAGGTACGGACCGAGTTCATCACGATGCTCATCGACGAAGGGCTCATCTACAACACGAGTTCCTGTCTCGGCGAGTACGACCTCATCTTCAGCGCGTGGCACACCGACCTGAACGCGCTGAAAGAGTACGTCTGGGACCTCTTCGACGGCGAGGAAATCGTCGACGACTACACCATCATCCCGCTTCTGAAGACGTGGAAGGCGTGGGACAAAGAGTTGGACCGCCCCTGA
- a CDS encoding aspartate aminotransferase family protein, with protein sequence MGERKTNSSVEVAYDDYLMPIWKSLNVPVERASGCTLEDFDGNEYLDVFSGISVTNVGHNNEAVVEAATEQLAEFVHGCSYVHPNRPVADLAETIAEVTPGDLQKTFFCNSGTEAVEGAIKLARKYTGSKEVISLEMGFHGRTLGSLALTGNRAYKQDMAPTINDVAHTAPPYAYRCPRCDGDTCGADCADALERVIGSHTSGDLAAVVVEPVMGEAGIVVPSEAWLKRVRDIAHDHGALLIADEVQTGYGRTGELFASEHFGVEPDILTQAKGIANGLPLGAFTAPAEIADAFGSGDHLSTFGGNPVACAAALATIEELQNGIIDNARENGEWLSAELATLESDYDVVGEARGLGLMQGIELVDPEKPGPQHVAPAPDKELAAAVGEHLREESNVVMGVGGYYKNVMRFQPPLTISQAQLGEAVDALRVALDDLA encoded by the coding sequence ATGGGAGAACGGAAGACGAATTCGTCGGTCGAGGTAGCGTACGACGACTACCTCATGCCGATTTGGAAATCGCTGAACGTCCCGGTCGAGCGGGCATCCGGTTGCACCCTCGAGGACTTCGACGGCAACGAGTACCTCGACGTGTTCTCCGGCATCTCTGTGACGAACGTCGGGCACAACAACGAGGCCGTCGTCGAGGCCGCGACCGAGCAGTTAGCGGAGTTCGTCCACGGCTGTTCGTACGTCCACCCGAACCGGCCGGTTGCCGACCTCGCAGAAACCATCGCCGAGGTGACACCGGGCGACCTCCAGAAGACCTTCTTCTGTAACTCCGGCACCGAAGCCGTCGAGGGTGCCATCAAACTCGCCCGGAAGTACACCGGCTCGAAGGAGGTCATCTCGCTGGAGATGGGCTTCCACGGCCGCACTCTCGGTAGTCTCGCGCTCACCGGCAACAGGGCCTACAAGCAGGATATGGCCCCGACGATTAACGACGTGGCTCACACCGCGCCGCCGTACGCCTACCGCTGTCCTCGCTGTGACGGCGACACCTGCGGCGCGGACTGCGCCGACGCGCTCGAACGGGTCATCGGCTCGCACACCAGCGGCGACCTCGCGGCGGTCGTCGTCGAACCCGTCATGGGAGAGGCCGGCATCGTCGTCCCCTCGGAGGCGTGGCTCAAGCGTGTTCGGGACATCGCTCACGACCACGGCGCGCTCCTCATCGCCGACGAGGTCCAGACCGGCTACGGCCGCACCGGCGAACTGTTCGCAAGCGAGCACTTCGGTGTCGAACCTGACATCCTGACGCAGGCGAAGGGCATCGCCAACGGCCTGCCCCTCGGCGCATTCACGGCCCCCGCGGAAATCGCGGACGCGTTCGGCTCCGGCGACCACCTCTCGACGTTCGGCGGCAACCCCGTCGCCTGCGCGGCCGCGCTGGCGACCATCGAGGAACTGCAGAACGGTATCATCGACAACGCCCGCGAGAACGGCGAGTGGCTCTCGGCCGAACTCGCCACGCTCGAATCCGACTACGACGTGGTCGGAGAGGCCCGGGGCCTCGGACTGATGCAGGGCATCGAACTCGTCGACCCGGAAAAGCCGGGCCCGCAGCACGTCGCGCCCGCCCCTGACAAGGAACTCGCCGCCGCGGTCGGCGAGCATCTCCGCGAGGAGTCCAACGTCGTCATGGGCGTCGGCGGCTACTACAAGAACGTCATGCGCTTCCAGCCGCCGCTGACGATTTCGCAGGCGCAACTCGGTGAGGCCGTCGACGCGCTTCGGGTCGCGCTGGACGACTTAGCCTGA
- a CDS encoding NAD-dependent succinate-semialdehyde dehydrogenase — MKSINPATEEVIETHEEHDEATVDARLDAAWDRFESWRETPISRREKLLAAAADVLRENSEEYATLMTEEMGKPIAQAVSEVEKCAWVCDYYAEHASEFLQDEHIGTVPGSKTYVSYEPIGPVLAVMPWNFPFWQVFRFAAPHITAGNVAVLKHAPNVFGSADAIASVFERAGYPDDVFTSLQVSAERVAGVIEDDRVRGVSLTGSTRAGRAVAETSGRELKPTVLELGGSDPFVVLDDAPLEATAKQAARARTQNNGQSCIAAKRFLVHEAVYDEFVERFTEEMRSLTVGDPTDPETDVGPQARADLMETLHEQVTASVEAGATLRLGGEPLDRPGHYYPPTVLTDVPEDAPARTEELFGPVATVIEVEDEAEAVRVANDTPYGLGASVWTADAERGEALTTKLTAGNVAVNHIVASDPRVPFSGTKDSGYGTELSRHGIREFVNTKTVWVEDAPADE, encoded by the coding sequence ATGAAATCCATCAACCCCGCAACCGAGGAAGTCATCGAGACGCACGAGGAACACGACGAGGCGACGGTCGACGCGCGCTTGGACGCCGCGTGGGACCGGTTCGAATCGTGGCGCGAGACGCCGATTTCGCGGCGCGAGAAACTGCTCGCGGCCGCGGCCGACGTGCTGCGCGAGAACAGCGAGGAGTACGCGACGCTGATGACCGAGGAGATGGGCAAGCCCATAGCGCAGGCGGTCTCCGAGGTCGAAAAGTGCGCGTGGGTCTGCGACTACTACGCCGAACACGCCTCCGAGTTCCTGCAGGACGAGCACATCGGCACCGTGCCGGGGTCGAAAACGTACGTCTCCTACGAACCAATTGGCCCGGTGCTCGCGGTGATGCCGTGGAACTTCCCGTTCTGGCAGGTGTTCCGGTTCGCTGCCCCGCACATCACCGCCGGGAACGTCGCGGTGCTCAAACACGCGCCGAACGTCTTCGGGTCCGCCGACGCCATCGCCTCCGTCTTCGAGCGGGCGGGCTATCCGGACGACGTGTTCACCTCGCTGCAGGTCTCCGCCGAGCGCGTTGCCGGCGTCATCGAAGACGACCGGGTCCGCGGCGTGAGTCTGACCGGAAGCACCCGCGCCGGGCGGGCCGTCGCGGAGACGAGCGGCCGCGAACTCAAGCCGACGGTGCTCGAACTCGGTGGGAGCGACCCCTTCGTCGTCCTCGACGACGCGCCGCTCGAAGCGACCGCGAAGCAGGCCGCGCGGGCGCGAACGCAGAACAACGGCCAGTCGTGTATCGCCGCGAAGCGCTTCCTCGTCCACGAGGCCGTCTACGACGAGTTCGTCGAGCGCTTCACCGAGGAGATGCGGTCGCTGACCGTCGGCGACCCCACCGACCCCGAGACTGACGTGGGGCCGCAGGCGCGGGCGGACCTGATGGAGACGCTCCACGAGCAGGTCACGGCGTCCGTCGAGGCCGGCGCGACGCTCCGCCTCGGCGGCGAACCGCTGGACCGACCGGGCCACTACTACCCGCCGACGGTGCTGACCGACGTGCCAGAGGACGCGCCCGCCAGAACCGAGGAACTGTTCGGCCCCGTCGCCACCGTCATCGAAGTCGAAGACGAGGCGGAGGCAGTCCGCGTGGCGAACGACACGCCCTACGGCCTCGGCGCGAGCGTCTGGACGGCCGACGCCGAACGCGGCGAGGCGCTCACGACGAAACTCACCGCGGGCAACGTCGCCGTCAACCACATCGTCGCGTCGGACCCGCGAGTCCCCTTCAGCGGGACGAAAGACTCGGGCTACGGGACCGAACTCTCCCGGCACGGGATTCGGGAGTTCGTCAACACGAAGACGGTCTGGGTCGAGGACGCGCCCGCCGACGAGTAA
- a CDS encoding APC family permease produces the protein MSITTMTGELSRVLSKRDVFVLALGAMIGWGWIVQTGYFIDQSGVTGAISAFVLGGFMVTVVSLIYGELASAMPFVGGEHVYSMRALGPAGSFVCTWAIIFGYISVVAFEAVALPSALAYIVPGFNVFELWTVAGQPVYGTWVATGVIGSVVITYLNYRGVRPAAQFQAILALVITLAGLTLLVGALFNGTSPSSPPLAGAGIGGVFTVAIMTPFMFVGFDVIPQAAGEADVSPKLLGGLIGLSVACAAAFYIAVIWAAGQVATGATLVESSLPAATAMEIAFDSVTIGRIMALAGLAGILTSWNGFVLGASRAIYAMADSNMLPERLATIHDDHDTPSTAIVLVGGLAALAPLFGEQMLVWVVNAGGLGMVSAWFLVVVSFLVLRYRDPDFDRPFKLPAGYAVGALGLLLTVFFVGLYLPGSPSALAWPYEWAMVGGWCLLGVVLLAVAGGLPTRTEAKAHLSAQQLED, from the coding sequence ATGTCAATCACAACCATGACAGGAGAACTCTCACGCGTCCTCTCGAAGCGCGACGTGTTCGTGCTCGCGCTCGGCGCGATGATCGGATGGGGTTGGATCGTACAGACGGGGTACTTCATCGACCAGAGCGGCGTCACCGGCGCTATCTCGGCGTTCGTCCTCGGCGGGTTCATGGTGACCGTCGTCTCGCTCATCTACGGCGAACTCGCCTCGGCGATGCCCTTCGTCGGCGGCGAGCACGTCTACAGCATGCGGGCGTTGGGGCCGGCCGGCTCGTTCGTCTGCACGTGGGCGATAATCTTCGGCTACATCAGCGTCGTCGCGTTCGAGGCGGTGGCGCTCCCGAGCGCCCTCGCGTACATCGTCCCCGGTTTCAACGTGTTCGAACTGTGGACGGTCGCCGGCCAGCCGGTCTACGGCACGTGGGTCGCGACGGGCGTCATCGGCTCTGTGGTTATCACGTACCTCAATTACCGGGGGGTCCGCCCGGCCGCCCAGTTCCAGGCGATTCTCGCGCTCGTCATCACGCTGGCCGGCCTGACGCTCCTCGTCGGCGCGCTGTTCAACGGCACGTCGCCGTCCTCGCCGCCGCTCGCGGGGGCCGGCATCGGCGGCGTGTTCACGGTCGCCATCATGACGCCGTTCATGTTCGTCGGCTTCGACGTGATTCCGCAGGCCGCGGGCGAGGCCGACGTGTCGCCGAAGCTCCTCGGTGGACTCATCGGCCTCTCGGTCGCCTGCGCCGCCGCGTTCTACATCGCCGTCATCTGGGCGGCCGGACAGGTCGCCACGGGCGCGACGCTCGTCGAGAGTTCGCTCCCCGCCGCGACGGCGATGGAAATCGCGTTCGACAGCGTGACCATCGGCCGCATCATGGCGCTGGCCGGCCTCGCGGGCATCCTCACGAGTTGGAACGGCTTCGTCCTCGGTGCCAGCCGCGCCATCTACGCGATGGCCGACTCGAACATGCTCCCCGAGCGGCTCGCGACGATTCACGACGACCACGACACGCCGTCGACCGCAATCGTGCTCGTCGGCGGCCTCGCGGCGCTCGCGCCCCTGTTCGGTGAGCAGATGCTCGTGTGGGTCGTCAACGCCGGCGGCCTCGGCATGGTGTCGGCGTGGTTCCTCGTCGTCGTCTCGTTCCTCGTGCTCCGGTACCGCGACCCCGACTTCGACCGGCCGTTCAAGCTCCCCGCGGGCTACGCGGTCGGCGCGCTCGGCCTGCTGCTGACGGTGTTCTTCGTCGGTCTCTACCTCCCCGGCTCGCCCTCGGCGCTGGCGTGGCCCTACGAGTGGGCGATGGTCGGCGGCTGGTGCCTGCTCGGCGTCGTCCTGCTGGCCGTCGCCGGCGGCCTTCCGACTCGGACGGAGGCGAAAGCACACCTGAGCGCCCAGCAACTCGAAGACTGA
- a CDS encoding Lrp/AsnC family transcriptional regulator, which produces MDEKDLRILKAIGTLESGSPDRITEETGIPKSTVHYRLERLQEQGIIKNDIFDVDFEKAGLNLTLITEVWAEYGSEYHKEVGDKLGEVPGVNQVYFTLGDTDFVLISHLASRGMVEDLISEFEEIDEISRTSSTFVITTIKDEPNPLNDYELEELKDALLPDVS; this is translated from the coding sequence ATGGACGAGAAGGACCTTCGAATCCTCAAAGCCATCGGGACGCTCGAATCGGGGAGCCCCGACCGGATAACCGAGGAGACCGGCATCCCGAAGTCGACCGTTCACTACCGCCTCGAACGGCTGCAAGAACAGGGCATCATCAAAAACGACATCTTCGACGTCGATTTCGAGAAGGCCGGGCTGAACCTCACGCTCATCACCGAGGTCTGGGCCGAGTACGGCTCGGAGTACCACAAGGAGGTCGGCGACAAACTCGGCGAGGTACCCGGTGTCAATCAGGTGTACTTCACGCTCGGCGACACCGACTTCGTCCTGATTTCGCACCTCGCCTCGCGCGGGATGGTCGAAGACCTCATCTCGGAGTTCGAGGAGATAGACGAGATTTCGCGGACGAGTTCGACGTTCGTCATCACGACCATCAAAGACGAGCCGAACCCGCTGAACGACTACGAACTCGAAGAACTGAAAGACGCCCTCCTCCCCGACGTGTCGTAA
- a CDS encoding ferredoxin, whose amino-acid sequence MRDRTDEVREHGFTDHVLVCTNSRESEYADCAEADGTAVYDAVTSWLRDRGVFWSQVQVAETSCLGLCSADGAAVAIHPRNRWYSDVRPEDVPALLADEFGPDASNLGVRPTR is encoded by the coding sequence ATGCGTGACCGAACCGACGAGGTCCGCGAGCACGGCTTCACGGACCACGTGTTGGTCTGTACGAACAGCCGAGAGTCCGAGTACGCCGACTGCGCCGAGGCCGACGGCACCGCGGTGTACGACGCGGTGACCTCGTGGTTGCGCGACCGTGGCGTCTTCTGGTCGCAGGTTCAGGTCGCCGAAACGAGCTGTCTCGGACTCTGTAGCGCCGACGGGGCCGCGGTCGCCATCCACCCGCGGAACCGGTGGTACTCGGACGTTCGCCCCGAGGACGTGCCGGCGCTGTTGGCCGACGAGTTCGGTCCCGACGCGTCGAACCTCGGCGTTCGGCCCACTCGCTGA
- a CDS encoding CbtA family protein has protein sequence MFAEYLTRGVKAGLVAGLVFGLFMAVVANPLVVYADELNHAAVEESGHSHEAESAHSHDSEGTHSHESGDSHAGEGGGHHDSAVSMAVTKAVSVAAGGLWGVVLGGAFFGVAFFFLEPAIPGPDAAKSYLMGLAGFVTVSGAPWLVLPPVAPGAEQSLSAATRLPLYAGMMLAGALACLSAGYVYTRLRESSGPVPAVVGAAVPFALLAVLAVFAPENAVHGALSPTLETGLTGLFAFGQVLLWLVLAAAHARFRPSSDSESDSAIPTAGRDSAPMAD, from the coding sequence ATGTTCGCCGAGTATCTGACGCGGGGGGTGAAGGCGGGGCTGGTCGCCGGACTGGTGTTCGGCCTGTTCATGGCCGTCGTCGCCAACCCCCTCGTCGTCTACGCGGACGAACTGAACCACGCCGCCGTCGAGGAGAGCGGTCACAGCCACGAGGCTGAGAGCGCCCACAGCCACGACTCCGAAGGAACTCACAGCCACGAGTCCGGTGACTCCCACGCCGGCGAAGGCGGCGGCCATCACGACTCCGCGGTATCGATGGCGGTTACGAAGGCCGTGAGCGTCGCGGCCGGCGGACTCTGGGGCGTCGTGCTCGGCGGCGCGTTCTTCGGGGTCGCGTTCTTCTTCCTCGAACCGGCGATTCCGGGTCCCGACGCCGCGAAGAGCTACCTGATGGGACTCGCGGGATTCGTCACCGTCTCGGGCGCGCCGTGGCTGGTCCTCCCGCCTGTCGCGCCGGGCGCGGAGCAGTCGCTTTCAGCGGCGACGCGCCTCCCGCTCTACGCCGGGATGATGCTCGCCGGAGCGCTCGCTTGCCTCTCGGCGGGGTACGTCTACACCCGCTTGCGCGAATCGAGCGGTCCCGTCCCGGCCGTCGTCGGCGCGGCCGTTCCGTTCGCTCTGCTCGCGGTGCTCGCCGTCTTCGCTCCCGAAAACGCGGTTCACGGTGCGCTGTCGCCGACGCTCGAAACCGGACTCACCGGACTGTTCGCGTTCGGGCAGGTCCTCCTGTGGTTGGTCCTCGCGGCGGCGCACGCGCGGTTCCGGCCGTCGAGTGATTCCGAGTCCGACTCGGCGATTCCGACCGCAGGCCGGGACTCGGCCCCCATGGCCGACTGA
- a CDS encoding CbtB domain-containing protein: MATANTVNGRIERARTELSSTQMAAGALFIAALGFTLLFVQDPLVHDSLHNFRHAAGIACH, translated from the coding sequence ATGGCTACGGCGAACACCGTCAACGGTCGTATCGAACGCGCTCGCACCGAGCTATCCTCCACGCAGATGGCCGCTGGAGCCCTCTTTATCGCCGCGCTGGGCTTTACGCTCCTGTTCGTGCAGGACCCGCTCGTCCACGACTCGCTCCATAACTTCCGCCACGCGGCCGGTATCGCCTGTCACTAA
- the cbiT gene encoding precorrin-6Y C5,15-methyltransferase (decarboxylating) subunit CbiT yields MSQVTLPHDAKAGPTKPEVRAVTLDKLGLQPADHFVDVGSCTGSVTIEAARRVERVTAVERKPKRLDVTRKNLAANEYDADVTLREAEAPDGLPTDADAMFVGGSRNFEAVLDHAVETGVDRVVMNVSRVEPAGDAIEAFRERDLLSEVVQLQVSHGYELAGATSFRSNNPVYVVVGRRDAEGL; encoded by the coding sequence ATGTCACAGGTAACGCTCCCGCACGACGCCAAGGCGGGACCCACGAAACCGGAGGTGAGAGCGGTCACGCTCGACAAACTCGGCTTGCAGCCGGCGGACCACTTCGTCGACGTCGGCTCCTGTACCGGCTCCGTCACCATCGAGGCGGCCCGGCGGGTCGAGCGCGTGACCGCCGTCGAACGGAAACCGAAGCGGCTGGACGTGACGCGAAAGAACCTCGCGGCGAACGAGTACGACGCCGACGTGACGCTCCGCGAGGCGGAGGCTCCCGACGGCCTCCCGACCGACGCCGACGCGATGTTCGTCGGCGGGAGTCGGAACTTCGAGGCCGTCCTCGACCACGCCGTCGAGACCGGCGTGGACCGTGTCGTGATGAACGTCTCGCGGGTCGAACCCGCCGGCGACGCCATCGAGGCGTTCCGCGAGCGCGACCTGCTCTCGGAGGTCGTCCAGTTGCAGGTGAGCCACGGCTACGAACTCGCCGGCGCGACGAGTTTCCGGTCGAACAACCCGGTGTACGTCGTCGTCGGCCGACGCGACGCGGAGGGACTATGA
- a CDS encoding cobalt-factor II C(20)-methyltransferase yields MTVYGIGLGPGDADLVTVKGKRLLESAAVVYSPGRLSRTVALNHVPEERIGDLDFPMTRDPDELRRAWKEAAAEVAARAESEDVAFVTLGDPNVYSTFGHLRRTLDAFHPEVDLEVVPGVSAMTAFTTALGVEIESGTGLALREAANGSAPTGPDRMVLFKVTDVPATHEKLTEAGYDVRFGRRLFMEQGETVVTDDPDELAERDYYTLAYAEREGVERDVAPAAFDGVESGGST; encoded by the coding sequence ATGACCGTCTACGGCATCGGCCTCGGCCCCGGCGATGCCGACCTCGTGACCGTCAAGGGGAAACGCCTGCTCGAATCTGCGGCGGTAGTCTACTCACCCGGCCGACTCTCGCGGACGGTCGCGCTGAACCACGTCCCCGAAGAGCGCATCGGCGACCTCGACTTCCCGATGACGCGCGACCCCGACGAACTCCGCCGCGCGTGGAAGGAGGCCGCCGCCGAGGTGGCCGCCCGCGCCGAGTCCGAAGACGTGGCGTTCGTGACCCTCGGCGACCCCAACGTCTACTCGACGTTCGGACATCTCCGCCGCACCCTCGACGCGTTCCACCCCGAGGTCGACCTCGAAGTCGTCCCCGGCGTGAGCGCGATGACGGCCTTCACGACCGCGCTCGGCGTCGAAATCGAGTCTGGAACCGGACTCGCGCTCCGCGAAGCCGCGAACGGCTCCGCGCCGACCGGTCCCGACCGAATGGTGCTGTTCAAAGTCACCGACGTGCCGGCGACCCACGAGAAGTTGACCGAGGCGGGCTACGACGTTCGGTTCGGCCGCCGCCTGTTCATGGAGCAAGGCGAGACAGTCGTCACCGACGACCCCGACGAACTCGCAGAGCGCGACTACTACACGCTGGCGTACGCGGAGCGCGAGGGCGTCGAGCGCGACGTGGCGCCCGCCGCGTTCGACGGCGTCGAATCGGGGGGGTCGACATGA
- the cobM gene encoding precorrin-4 C(11)-methyltransferase, with the protein MSADGEADTGFTDDEGIPFVGAGPGDPDLLTVAGRKLVEDADLVVHAGSLVNSELLDEFCADAEQVNSVGKDLEELIPLMADAYESGRTVVRLHSGDPAIYGAALEQMDALDEAGVPSYLVPGVTSAFAASATLRTQLTLNEVSNHVVFTRPQGRTLSAEEDHISDFVGFGDTTVCIYLGTHAVAETMDRLLDEGHDPDTPVAVVYHASWPDEDVIEGTIETIGGRVEDAGYRASALVIIGEAVNGSDYERSFLYGDWARGGDAPNDDPNSDSDSDPQERDAQ; encoded by the coding sequence ATGAGCGCAGACGGCGAGGCCGACACCGGCTTCACCGACGACGAGGGAATCCCCTTCGTCGGCGCGGGACCGGGCGACCCGGACCTGCTCACCGTTGCCGGGCGAAAACTCGTCGAGGACGCCGACCTCGTGGTTCACGCGGGGTCGCTCGTCAACAGCGAACTCCTAGACGAGTTCTGCGCCGACGCCGAGCAGGTCAACAGCGTCGGCAAGGACCTCGAAGAGCTGATTCCGCTGATGGCGGACGCCTACGAGTCGGGTCGGACCGTCGTCCGACTCCACAGCGGCGACCCGGCGATTTACGGGGCCGCCTTAGAGCAGATGGACGCGCTGGACGAGGCGGGCGTTCCGAGCTACCTCGTCCCCGGCGTCACCTCGGCGTTCGCCGCGAGCGCGACGCTCCGAACCCAGTTGACGCTGAACGAGGTCTCGAATCACGTCGTCTTCACCCGGCCGCAGGGCCGGACGCTCTCGGCCGAGGAGGACCACATCAGCGACTTCGTCGGCTTCGGCGACACCACGGTCTGCATCTACCTCGGCACCCACGCCGTCGCCGAGACGATGGACCGACTGCTGGACGAGGGCCACGACCCCGATACGCCCGTCGCGGTCGTCTACCACGCCTCGTGGCCGGACGAAGACGTCATCGAGGGCACCATCGAAACCATCGGCGGGCGGGTCGAAGACGCGGGCTACCGTGCCTCGGCGCTCGTCATCATCGGCGAGGCGGTGAACGGCTCGGACTACGAGCGGTCATTCCTCTACGGCGACTGGGCCCGCGGCGGCGATGCACCGAACGACGACCCCAATTCTGATTCCGATTCCGACCCGCAGGAGCGTGATGCGCAATGA
- the cbiG gene encoding cobalt-precorrin 5A hydrolase produces the protein MSDADSNSDTDSGSGHCSTPDSDGEVADEIAIVSFERKLDTAEEIKRDLADDYDRIDVLTYHGDVFADHWGEYDCFVGLMASGIAMRKTAGLLDDKWEDPAVVVVDEELTWAIPLTGGHHGANQVAYDLSRLGAVPAMTTASEAAGKQGVESKAKALDSHVVNGDSTVATNLAVLNDELGPVARLEGPKAVLVGDDVTVLKRNGDDGVVLGTGSVSGAKKAQFLTAWERALDDTDCDWDDVEFVATGTRKADEPGMLDAAEEIGAGVVYFEKETLTEFEGPTPSRSKELIGWPGIAEASAIAGGRDHELVVEKRRYDDAVTVAVGR, from the coding sequence ATGAGCGACGCAGACTCTAACTCCGACACCGACTCCGGAAGCGGCCACTGTAGCACTCCCGACAGCGACGGCGAGGTCGCCGACGAAATCGCCATCGTCAGCTTCGAACGAAAACTCGACACGGCGGAGGAAATCAAACGCGACCTCGCGGACGACTACGACCGGATAGACGTACTCACCTACCACGGCGACGTGTTCGCCGACCACTGGGGCGAGTACGACTGCTTCGTCGGCCTCATGGCCAGCGGCATCGCCATGCGGAAAACCGCCGGCCTCCTCGACGACAAGTGGGAGGACCCGGCGGTCGTCGTCGTCGACGAGGAACTGACGTGGGCGATTCCACTCACCGGCGGCCACCACGGCGCGAATCAGGTCGCCTACGACCTCTCGAGACTCGGGGCCGTTCCGGCGATGACGACCGCCTCGGAGGCCGCGGGCAAGCAGGGCGTCGAGAGCAAGGCGAAGGCACTCGACTCCCACGTCGTCAACGGCGATTCGACCGTGGCGACGAACCTCGCCGTCCTCAACGACGAACTCGGTCCCGTCGCCCGACTCGAAGGTCCGAAGGCGGTCCTCGTCGGCGACGACGTGACGGTCCTGAAGCGCAACGGCGACGACGGCGTCGTCCTCGGGACGGGCAGCGTCTCCGGCGCGAAGAAAGCGCAGTTCCTGACGGCGTGGGAGCGCGCGCTCGACGACACCGACTGCGACTGGGACGACGTGGAGTTCGTCGCCACCGGCACGCGAAAGGCGGACGAACCCGGCATGCTCGACGCCGCCGAGGAAATCGGCGCAGGTGTCGTCTACTTCGAAAAGGAGACCCTCACCGAGTTCGAGGGGCCGACGCCCTCGCGGTCGAAGGAACTCATCGGCTGGCCCGGCATCGCCGAGGCGAGCGCCATCGCCGGCGGCCGCGACCACGAACTCGTCGTCGAAAAGCGGCGCTACGACGACGCCGTGACCGTGGCGGTGGGACGATGA
- a CDS encoding precorrin-3B C(17)-methyltransferase, which translates to MSDGDKPTEPTPDSSDRSRDRDEVPDDYGTLYVVGIGPGLPDHMTKRAKELVSTSDCVVASNLYQEFLRDDGTLPPEESDEGPEVVRSSMGKQVELTREAFERVRDGEDVVHVSGGDPNVYGKSDLVFTMAETDEATDVPIEIVPGVTAALGGAAMMGAPLSNDFCTVSLSDKWRGWDEIEEKLRAAAISGFVIVLYNCWRNYERAIDVVREERADDVPVGIFNDAGRGEAGRNLDDETFSITTLGDAKAHDDDVGGMGTSILIGTHETEPWSNDYETYLVTPRGGRDVNDF; encoded by the coding sequence ATGAGCGACGGCGACAAGCCGACCGAACCGACGCCTGACTCCAGCGACCGCAGCCGTGACCGTGACGAGGTCCCGGACGACTACGGGACGCTCTACGTCGTCGGCATCGGTCCCGGTCTCCCGGACCACATGACGAAGCGAGCGAAGGAACTCGTCTCGACTTCGGACTGCGTGGTCGCTTCGAACCTCTATCAGGAGTTCCTCCGAGACGACGGAACCCTCCCACCCGAAGAAAGCGACGAGGGGCCGGAGGTCGTCCGCTCGTCGATGGGAAAGCAGGTCGAACTGACCCGCGAGGCGTTCGAGCGCGTCCGCGACGGTGAGGACGTAGTCCACGTCTCCGGCGGCGACCCCAACGTCTACGGGAAGTCCGACCTCGTGTTCACGATGGCGGAAACGGACGAGGCGACCGACGTGCCAATCGAAATCGTCCCCGGCGTCACCGCGGCGCTCGGCGGCGCGGCCATGATGGGCGCACCGCTGTCGAACGACTTCTGTACGGTCTCGCTGTCCGACAAGTGGCGCGGCTGGGACGAAATCGAGGAGAAACTGCGCGCAGCCGCCATCAGCGGTTTCGTCATCGTCCTGTACAACTGCTGGCGCAACTACGAACGCGCCATCGACGTGGTCCGCGAGGAGCGGGCCGACGACGTGCCGGTCGGCATCTTCAACGACGCCGGTCGGGGCGAGGCGGGCCGAAATCTGGACGACGAGACGTTCTCGATTACGACCCTCGGTGACGCGAAGGCTCACGACGACGACGTGGGCGGGATGGGCACGTCGATTCTCATCGGCACCCACGAGACCGAACCCTGGAGCAACGACTACGAAACGTACCTCGTCACGCCCCGCGGCGGGCGCGACGTCAACGACTTCTAA